CCTGAGCGCCTTGAGGTAGCTCTTCAGCAGGACCGCTTGCCCGCCGCCAGACATGGCCGGGCTCATGGGCTCACCCCCTTCAGGAGCGCGTCATAGAGGCCCGCGGGACGCTTTCCGCTGCCCACCTCGGGCAGGAGAGGCAGCAGGGCCATATCCAGGGGCTGGCGGGCAGCCACCGGCGTGTCCCTCAGCGCCAGCTCCACCGCATCGGCGCTGAACGCCCGCCGGGCAACGCAGTCTTCCACGGCCCGCTTCACCTCCTCCCCGGGGTGCTTCGTCATGAGCAGGAGCACCCTGACGAAGTGCCGGTCCCCCTCGGGGCCGAGCCGGTGGAGGAGTTCGCGCCTGAGACGCGAGAATGCCTCCCCGAACGGCTCCCCCTTGAAGGGGCGGCCGTTGAGCAATGCCCCGGGCTTCCTCTCGAGGACCGGGAGGTAGTGGAAGGGGTCCAGCACGTACTCCCCCTTGCCGGTGCTCCTCCTGTGGGTGGCGATCACCTCCGCCCCGTGCAGGATCTCCACCCTCTCCACGAAGCCCCTCACGTGGCACGGCCTGTAGGCGTGATCGCGGGGCACCGAGTAGTCGTTCCCGTCGAACCGCACCAGCGCCTGCTTCGTGGCCACGGCCGGGGCGCCAACGCACGCCCGGAACGGCGCCCGCGGGAGCGGCAGCATCCCGCCCCGCTCCTCCTCCAACAGCCCTCCACGGGGCTTCCCGAGCCGGGCCACCATCTTGTGCAGGTCCCTTTGGCACGCCGCCGCGAGCTTCTCGTTCAGCTCCTCCAGCGAGGCCGCGCACGGCACCGGCGTCATCAGCGACCGCTGCGCCTCCTTCACGCTGTTCTCCACGTGCCCCTTCTCGTTCCCCCTGGCCGGGTTGCAGAACCGGCTCTCGAACAGGTAGTGGCTCCGCAGCTCCAGAAACTTCGCGTTCAGCTTCCGCTCCCGCCCGCGCCCCACCCTCACCACCGCGCACTTCAAGTTGTCGTACGCCAGGCGCCTCGGGACCCCGCCGAAAAAGCCGAAGGCCGATACATGCCCGTCCAGAAAAGACTCCAGGCTCCCCCGCTCGTACGCCTTCACGAACCACGCCCGGCTGTGGCACAGCCTCATGCAGAACAGGACGGCCACCCGCTCAACGCCGTTCAGGACCGCCAAGGCCTCCCCGAAGTCCACCTGGCCCTCCTCCCCGGGCCCGAACACCAGCGG
The sequence above is drawn from the Elusimicrobiota bacterium genome and encodes:
- a CDS encoding IS21 family transposase, whose product is MLKVEDYEVIRRKVMAEGWSVRRAARELGHSRKTVRKALEYPSPPGYRRSGEPARPAVGPFRDVILGYLEADRGAPRKQRHTAQRVFERLVAEHGYAGSASAVRRYIGTLKPRREVFVPLVFGPGEEGQVDFGEALAVLNGVERVAVLFCMRLCHSRAWFVKAYERGSLESFLDGHVSAFGFFGGVPRRLAYDNLKCAVVRVGRGRERKLNAKFLELRSHYLFESRFCNPARGNEKGHVENSVKEAQRSLMTPVPCAASLEELNEKLAAACQRDLHKMVARLGKPRGGLLEEERGGMLPLPRAPFRACVGAPAVATKQALVRFDGNDYSVPRDHAYRPCHVRGFVERVEILHGAEVIATHRRSTGKGEYVLDPFHYLPVLERKPGALLNGRPFKGEPFGEAFSRLRRELLHRLGPEGDRHFVRVLLLMTKHPGEEVKRAVEDCVARRAFSADAVELALRDTPVAARQPLDMALLPLLPEVGSGKRPAGLYDALLKGVSP